The genomic interval GTCAGCCGGGCCATTTCGAAACCGACGACGCCGTCGGCTGCATCGACCCGAACGGCATGGCGATTCGCGTGGAAGTCACCCGCAAGCGCGCGCTCGACATTCACGGTTCGCCGTCGAACGTGTGGGGCCAAACGCTGCGCGTCGATCAACCTTCGCCGATTTACGAGCGTGCGGAACCGGTCGAAGTGGGGCATGTGGTGTTCTTCACGAACAAACTCGCCGAGCAGGAAAAGTTCTATCAGGAACTGCTCGGCTTCGAAATGTCGGACCGTTATCCAGGCCGTGGCGCGTTCATGCGCTGCGCACCGCATGGCGGCCATCACGACATTTTCCTGCTGGCCTTGCCCAACGGTAAGCGCGGCCTGAATCACGTCGCGTTCACCGTGCGCGACATCCACGAAGTGTTCGGCGGCGGCATGCATATCAGCCGCTGTGGTTGGGATACGCAACTCGGGCCGGGGCGTCATCCGGTGTCGTCGGCTTACTTCTGGTACTTCCAGAACCCGGCGGGCGGCCTGATCGAGTATTACGCCGACGAAGACCAACTCACGCCCGATTGGCAGCCGCGCGATTTCGAGCCGGGTCCGACCGTGTTCGCCGAATGGGCGATCGACGGCGGCATCGACGGCAATACGCGGCGCCAGAAAAACGCGAAGGCGCCGGAAGGCAAGTTCATGACGGAGCGGAAAAATGACTGACGCTGCTGCGGCAAAGGCGCAAACCGCCCATGCCGGACTCGAAGCACCGCGCACGATCGTCGTGATCGGCGGCGGCCAGGCGGCCGGGTGGGTCGTGAAAACCTTGCGCAAGGAAGGCTTCGACGGCCGCCTCGTGATGATCGCCGACGAAGTGCATCTGCCCTACGAACGCCCGCCGCTTTCGAAAGCAGTGCTAGCGGGCGAAGCGGATATCGACACCGTGCGGCTTGTGAAGCCCGACGACTTCGAAGCGCTGAACGTCGAAGCATGGCAGCCGGATTGCGCGACTTCGATCGATCGCGAGCAGCGCATCGTGCGCACGCAGTCGGGCCGCGAAGTGCAGTACGACCGGCTGGTGATCGCCACCGGCGGCGCGGCGCGCAAGCTGCCGGAG from Paraburkholderia phytofirmans PsJN carries:
- a CDS encoding VOC family protein, which produces MTILGIEQIIYGVTDLATCRRFFADWGLKEVAHDETQARFETLNGCTILAVNANDPSLPPAFEEGPTLREVTWGVATKAELDELRGRFAGQPGHFETDDAVGCIDPNGMAIRVEVTRKRALDIHGSPSNVWGQTLRVDQPSPIYERAEPVEVGHVVFFTNKLAEQEKFYQELLGFEMSDRYPGRGAFMRCAPHGGHHDIFLLALPNGKRGLNHVAFTVRDIHEVFGGGMHISRCGWDTQLGPGRHPVSSAYFWYFQNPAGGLIEYYADEDQLTPDWQPRDFEPGPTVFAEWAIDGGIDGNTRRQKNAKAPEGKFMTERKND